The following coding sequences are from one Homalodisca vitripennis isolate AUS2020 chromosome 7, UT_GWSS_2.1, whole genome shotgun sequence window:
- the LOC124365781 gene encoding venom serine carboxypeptidase-like, with amino-acid sequence MLLSKTVLVVLCTQFLLLNGHRVKSSGSNVGQPLILTPLLDAGNVPEAQRRARVTPDIANITSYSGYFTVNKDCESNIFFWFFPAQENQESAPVLLFLQGGPGASSIYSLFEENGPLTYKETLGRRQYSWNVKNNLLFIDQPVGTGYSFTRKGCYVENETVLGEQLYSAMVQFYQLFPKLRSNKFFISGYSYAGHFIPALGYTIHKNNPTAQVKINLSGMMIGNGWMDAIYQNDLGSYLYQLGLVDTTGRDVYYDYQRRFQEHMKNKEYEKAIQIRSAEVSDVYLQYVGNVSILNYLQDIVIFPTPYEQFIQRPDIRRAIHVGNTNFSFENSVVADKMGVDPVLSVKPWVEELLESYPIVFYTGQLDVVCAYPTVENFENNLNWSGEARFKNSTRQKWCVNGRQVGYLKGEHNLYDVLIRNAGHSVPFDQPEWAFLLVNSVTSGSANDPFHALDRC; translated from the coding sequence ATGTTGCTCTCCAAGACAGTGTTAGTGGTTTTGTGCACACAGTTTCTTTTACTCAACGGACATCGTGTAAAGTCTAGTGGTAGTAATGTGGGTCAACCTTTAATTTTGACTCCATTGTTGGATGCTGGAAACGTGCCAGAAGCCCAGAGGAGGGCTAGAGTGACTCCGGATATTGCGAACATCACAAGTTACTCCGGATACTTCACCGTCAACAAGGATTGCGAGTCGAATATTTTCTTCTGGTTCTTCCCAGCCCAAGAAAACCAAGAGAGTGCTCCTGTTTTGCTTTTCCTCCAAGGTGGTCCAGGAGCGTCTTCTATCTACAGTTTGTTTGAGGAAAATGGGCCGCTGACCTATAAGGAGACGTTGGGACGAAGGCAGTATTCCTGGAATGTCAAAAACAACCTTCTCTTCATTGATCAGCCAGTGGGAACAGGTTACAGCTTCACCAGGAAAGGATGTTACGTTGAAAATGAAACTGTGCTCGGTGAGCAATTGTACTCTGCAATGGTCCAGTTCTACCAACTGTTCCCTAAATTAAGAAGTAATAAGTTCTTCATCTCTGGATACTCCTATGCAGGTCACTTTATCCCTGCTTTAGGATATACGATACACAAAAACAATCCTACAGCTCAGGTGAAGATCAATTTGAGTGGGATGATGATCGGGAACGGTTGGATGGACGCTATCTACCAAAACGACCTAGGCAGTTACCTTTACCAGTTGGGACTGGTGGATACCACAGGGAGAGACGTTTACTACGACTATCAGAGAAGATTCCAGGAACACATGAAGAACAAAGAGTATGAAAAGGCAATTCAAATCCGATCTGCCGAGGTCAGCGATGTGTACTTGCAATACGTTGGAAATGTCAGTATCTTAAACTATCTTCAAGATATCGTTATATTCCCCACACCTTATGAACAGTTCATTCAAAGACCGGACATCCGTAGAGCAATTCACGTGGGAAACACAAACTTTTCATTTGAAAACAGTGTAGTGGCCGATAAGATGGGTGTGGACCCTGTTCTGTCGGTCAAACCTTGGGTCGAAGAACTTTTAGAGTCCTACCCCATAGTGTTCTACACGGGACAACTGGATGTCGTCTGTGCTTACCCGACCGTCGAGAACTTCGAGAACAATCTGAACTGGAGTGGAGAGGCCCGCTTCAAGAATTCGACCAGACAGAAGTGGTGCGTCAATGGAAGACAGGTTGGCTACCTAAAAGGTGAACATAACTTGTACGATGTGTTGATACGCAACGCTGGCCATTCTGTACCGTTTGACCAGCCCGAGTGGGCCTTCCTTCTCGTCAACTCCGTCACATCCGGCTCTGCTAATGATCCATTCCATGCTTTGGATAGGTGTTAA
- the LOC124365782 gene encoding uncharacterized protein LOC124365782, with protein MLIEKLKTEILPAAFNKDGIKYIGFKFDTESMPKDQFCSNAVFIMVTVCKNNEKVEMPVLVKFEPFDETVKKTLNSNVMFYNEVFMYSRMLPYLNKENIAEDSFAGFYYGNDLITGSDNVIIMEDLRSQNYHLSESTLNLDFDHLSLALTKLGRFHALSYAAKERSLEEFTMMATNFKEPLHKDNGLFHFVSKACVHRAVQPLLEKGKHIEVLERFLKRIDNNFLDIFQNLTSADDPLAVICHGDFCRNNMLFQYTDGKPSDVKFFDMATSRCSSVAIDISLLLFLNCSKEVRHAHWDDLLQSYHTSLSSAVPGITVPSLEEIKEAMRQKAIWGFMHCSFFLPVMKYDIHIDENGLKTWSKEEIVNFHLAIGGEEGTELISDLTEELVDRQFITLGHSWM; from the coding sequence AtgttaattgaaaaattgaaaacgGAGATTCTTCCTGCTGCATTCAACAAGGACGGCATCAAGTATATCGGTTTCAAATTTGATACGGAGTCGATGCCAAAGGATCAGTTTTGTTCAAATGCTGTTTTCATCATGGTGACTGTGTGTAAGAATAATGAAAAAGTTGAAATGCCTGTATTAGTGAAGTTCGAGCCATTCGATGAAACAGTGAAGAAGACATTGAACAGTAACGTCATGTTCTACAATGAGGTCTTCATGTATTCCCGAATGCTACCTTACCTCAATAAAGAGAACATCGCTGAGGATAGCTTTGCAGGTTTTTATTATGGGAACGATTTAATTACGGGATCTGACAACGTTATTATCATGGAAGATTTGAGGTCTCAGAATTACCATCTGTCAGAAAGCACCTTAAATTTGGACTTTGATCACTTATCTCTTGCACTCACCAAGCTAGGGAGATTTCATGCTTTGTCGTACGCTGCAAAAGAAAGGTCACTCGAGGAATTTACGATGATGGCTACAAATTTCAAGGAGCCTCTTCATAAGGATAATGGACTGTTTCATTTTGTGTCAAAAGCTTGTGTACATAGAGCTGTTCAGCCACTTTTGGAAAAAGGTAAACACATCGAGGTGCTAGAGAGGTTTTTGAAGCGCATCGACAACAATTTccttgacatttttcaaaatctGACCTCTGCCGATGATCCTCTTGCAGTCATCTGTCATGGAGACTTCTGTAGGAACAACATGCTCTTTCAATATACTGATGGTAAGCCTTCAGATGTTAAATTCTTCGACATGGCCACATCCCGTTGTTCATCTGTAGCGATTGACATCTCACTATTGCTTTTCCTCAACTGCTCCAAAGAGGTCAGGCATGCTCATTGGGATGACCTGCTGCAATCTTACCACACCTCACTCTCAAGCGCTGTACCCGGGATAACAGTGCCTTCGCTGGAAGAGATCAAAGAAGCCATGAGACAAAAAGCTATATGGGGGTTTATGCACTGCTCTTTCTTCCTGCCAGTGATGAAATATGATATTCATATAGATGAGAACGGTTTGAAGACGTGGAGCAAAGAGGAGATTGTAAACTTCCATCTTGCAATCGGAGGAGAGGAAGGTACAGAACTTATCTCTGATCTCACAGAAGAATTGGTGGATAGACAATTCATAACTCTTGGACACTCATGGATGTAA
- the LOC124366660 gene encoding venom serine carboxypeptidase-like: MWIFVTVSVVLCTKVLLLDEHFVDSSAVNNFDVGEPLILTPLIRAGNVSEARRRARVRPDIGNTTSFSGYFTVNKGCGSNIFFWFFPAQQRKKDAPVVLFLQGGPGVSSIYSLFEENGPLTYKEKLGRRRFSWNVKNNLLFIDQPVGTGYSFTRRGCYAENEKEIGKELYYAIVQFFQLFPYFRRNKFFITGYSYAGHFIPALGYTIHKNNPDAEVKINLRGMMIGNGWMDALYQNDLGSSLYQLGLVDTNGRDVYYDYQDRFSEYLKNREYKQAIQVRIAELTDLYTTYVGNVSITNFLEDDVTLPTPYEEFIQRPEIRRSLHVGNTNFSFYNSVVEERLGVDPVLSVKPWVEVLLEDYFIVFYTGQLDLLTAYPTVENFENNLNWSGEECFKNATRQKWCVNGRQVGYLKGNCNLYDVMVRNAGHSVSFDQPEWAFILVNSVTSGPKNDPFHALDKC; this comes from the coding sequence ATGTGGATCTTTGTAACAGTGTCAGTGGTTTTGTGCACAAAGGTATTGTTACTTGATGAACATTTTGTAGATTCTAGCGCAGTTAATAATTTTGATGTGGGAGAGCCTTTAATATTGACCCCACTGATACGAGCAGGAAATGTGTCAGAGGCCCGGAGAAGAGCTAGGGTGAGACCTGACATCGGAAACACCACGAGTTTCTCCGGATACTTCACTGTCAACAAGGGTTGTGGGTCGAATATTTTCTTCTGGTTCTTCCCAGCCCAACAAAGGAAAAAGGATGCTCCTGTTGTACTTTTCCTCCAAGGAGGCCCAGGAGTTTCTTCAATCTACAGCTTGTTCGAGGAAAATGGGCCCTTGACCTATAAAGAGAAGTTGGGACGAAGACGGTTTTCCTGGAATGTCAAGAACAACCTTCTCTTCATCGATCAACCGGTTGGTACAGGTTATAGCTTCACCAGGAGAGGATGTTACGCTGAAAACGAAAAAGAAATTGGTAAGGAACTGTACTATGCGATCGTCCAATTCTTTCAGTTGTTTCCTTACTTCAGAAGAAATAAGTTCTTCATCACCGGTTATTCCTATGCAGGTCACTTTATCCCGGCTTTGGGTTACACGATTCACAAAAACAACCCTGATGCTGAGGTGAAGATCAATCTGAGAGGAATGATGATCGGGAATGGTTGGATGGATGCTCTCTACCAAAATGATTTAGGTAGTTCACTTTATCAGCTGGGACTGGTTGATACAAACGGACGAGACGTTTATTATGACTATCAGGATAGGTTTTCTGAATACTTAAAGAACAGAGAGTATAAACAAGCAATTCAAGTTCGAATTGCCGAACTCACTGATCTGTACACCACTTACGTGGGAAATGTCAGTATAACTAACTTTCTCGAGGATGATGTTACACTACCAACGCCTTACGAGGAATTCATACAAAGACCGGAAATTCGTAGATCACTTCATGTTGGAAACACAAATTTTTCGTTTTACAACAGCGTGGTGGAGGAAAGATTGGGAGTCGATCCTGTTCTATCAGTGAAACCGTGGGTTGAGGTGCTTCTAGAGGATTATTTTATAGTGTTCTACACGGGCCAACTAGACCTCCTTACGGCTTATCCGACCGTTGAGAACTTCGAGAACAATCTGAACTGGAGTGGAGAAGAATGCTTCAAAAACGCAACCAGGCAGAAGTGGTGTGTTAATGGAAGACAGGTTGGGTACCTGAAGGGTAATTGCAATTTGTATGATGTGATGGTACGCAATGCCGGCCACTCAGTATCCTTTGACCAACCTGAATGGGCTTTTATCCTTGTCAACTCTGTCACTTCTGGTCCTAAAAATGACCCCTTTCATGCCTTGGataagtgttaa